The following nucleotide sequence is from Saccharothrix texasensis.
GCCGCGGCCAGCGCTCGCGGTGACCTCGCCGGGTCTCGGCAGCGGCCCGGCGACGGCTCGGTGGTGCCCGGGTGGTGGCTCGGCGCGTTCCGGCGATGCCTGACCCGGCTCAGCGGCGTCCGGCGAGATCACGGCGGGCGGCGGCTCGGCGGCCGGAACTGTCGGACCCCGCCGGCAGAATAAAAGCAGGGGTCCCCTTGGGCGGGGACCCCTGCGGAGCGTTCCGGTGGTGCGGTGCGACCTACTTGATCGCCTTGATCAGCTCGTCGATGTCCTTCGGCTCCAGGCCGCGCATCAGCGTCAGGAACAGCTCGCTGTAGGTGCGGAACGGGCTGACGTACCACTTGCCGTCGACCTCGGTGGCGACCACGCCGAGGCCGTCCTTCAGCACCTGCGCGCCGATCCGGGCGATCACGTCGACCGCGGCGGGGGGGATGTCGCTGCCGCCCTGCTGCTCGACCAGCTGCGTGATCTCGTCCGCGCACAGCCGCTGCGTCTGGCCCTTGACCGTGGCCGCGTAGCAGTCGCCGTCCCGGCTGACCTCGACGGTCTCGCCCTCGGCCTCGACCACCAGCTTGCGGATCGTGAGCAGCTTGCCGCCGGAGACGTCCTTGGCGTCGGTCTCCAGCTCGACCAGCTTCGCGCCCGTGGCGGGCGTCTTGCCGACCTGGTCCAGGAGGACCGGGCCGACGTCCTGCAGCACGCCCATCTCGTCCGGCGGCAGCAGCGCGAGGACGCCCTCGATGTCACCGTCGAGCGCCTTCTCGACCATCTGCTTCGCGGCGTCGTTCGCGGAGCCCGCGCCGGCCGGCGCGATGCCCTGGGCGGGCCACTTCAGGCCCTCTTCCTCCAGCGCGGCGTTCGCGATGGTGTAGAAGAGGCTCGGGTACCACTCGTCGCCGACCTTGATGGTGGCGATGCCGATCGGCTTGCCGTCGCGGTCGGCCTTCTCCTTGGCGAAGTCCAGCGTGTCGGTCTCGGTGCCGGCCTTGTCCAGCTCCGCGCCGAGCGCGTCGACCAGCTTGTCGGTCAACGGGATCTGCTTGACGTCCGAGGTGACCGTGATCTTGCCCTCGACCACCTTGTTGATCGTCAGGTGGTCGTTGACCTTCTCCGCGGCGGCGTCGTCGAACTTGATGCCCTCGCTCTTGATCTGGACGCCGCTGAGCTTGTTCGGGTCCGCGTCCTTCTTCAGGATCTCCAGCCGCTTGGCCTCGCTGATCGTGGCCTCGGTGTAGTCCTTGCTGAGCTTCGCCTCGGCGGGCGCCAAGCCGTTCATGATGCCCAGGACGTCACCGCTGCCCAGCGCGCTGAGCAGGTTGTTCGCCGCGGTGGACGGGCTCTCGGAGCCGGCGGCCACCTCGTCGGAGCTGCGCAGCGCCCACACCGTGGCGACCGTGCCCGCGGCCAGCGCGAGGACGGCGACGACGGCGGTGACGACCAGGCCGGTGCGCTTCTTCTTCGGCGGCTCGCCGCCCCCGAAGCCGACCGGGCCCTGGCCGTAGGGCTGCTGGCCGTAGGGCTGGCCGAAGTCCTGCTGGTGACCCGGCTGCTGCGGGAAGCCCTGCGGGCCCGTCTGCGGGTAGCCGCCCTGCTGGGGGTAACCGCCCTGCTGCGGCTGGTAGCCACCCTGCTGCGGCTGGGGACCGGTCTGCGGGTAGCCACCCTGCTGCGGGTATCCGCCCTGCTGGGGGCCCTGCTGCGGGTAGCCGCCCTGCTGCGGCTGGCCGTACGGGTTGTTCT
It contains:
- a CDS encoding flagellar basal body protein FliL — translated: MTHPGGGGGEWPPQNNPYGQPQQGGYPQQGPQQGGYPQQGGYPQTGPQPQQGGYQPQQGGYPQQGGYPQTGPQGFPQQPGHQQDFGQPYGQQPYGQGPVGFGGGEPPKKKRTGLVVTAVVAVLALAAGTVATVWALRSSDEVAAGSESPSTAANNLLSALGSGDVLGIMNGLAPAEAKLSKDYTEATISEAKRLEILKKDADPNKLSGVQIKSEGIKFDDAAAEKVNDHLTINKVVEGKITVTSDVKQIPLTDKLVDALGAELDKAGTETDTLDFAKEKADRDGKPIGIATIKVGDEWYPSLFYTIANAALEEEGLKWPAQGIAPAGAGSANDAAKQMVEKALDGDIEGVLALLPPDEMGVLQDVGPVLLDQVGKTPATGAKLVELETDAKDVSGGKLLTIRKLVVEAEGETVEVSRDGDCYAATVKGQTQRLCADEITQLVEQQGGSDIPPAAVDVIARIGAQVLKDGLGVVATEVDGKWYVSPFRTYSELFLTLMRGLEPKDIDELIKAIK